A stretch of DNA from Dichotomicrobium thermohalophilum:
AGGATGCATTTGTTCTCGTTTCAGCAACAGAGGAGATACCAACCATAGCACGCCGACCATTCAAGCGGCCCGCGCAGCGGGAAGAGGGGCCGCGCATAAACGACGCGATTACAGCTCGTCAGGTCCAACTGATCGACGAGGAAGGGCAGAACCACGGTGTGGTCGATCTGCAGGAGGCGTTGGACCGCGCGGCAGAGGCCGGCCTTGATCTTGTGGAGGTTTCGGGTCAAGCCGAGACTCCGGTCTGCAAGATCATGGACTACGGCAAATACAAGTATCAGGCGCAGAAGAAGGCCGCCGAAGCCCGCAAGAAAACCAAGACCGTCGATGTGAAGGAAATCAAGATGCGCCCGAACATCGACGCGCATGACTACGAAGTGAAGATGCGCAACATGCGGCGTTTCTTCGAGGCGGGCGACAAGGTCAAGGTGACGCTGCGCTTCCGCGGACGCGAAATGGCCCACCAGCAAATCGGCATGGACCTGCTGCACAAGGTGCGCGACGACACCGAGGATTTCGCCAAGGTCGAACTTGAGCCGAAGCTCGAAGGCCGGCAGATGATCATGGTCCTGGCGCCGCGCTGAGCCGCGCGCAGGATCACTCGCCCGAAAACAGTTCTGCGTACTGGTCGCGTAGTTCGTTTTTCTGCACCTTGCCCATCGCGTTGCGGGGCAGGACATCCACGAAAATCACGCGTTTGGGGACCTTGAACTTCGCAAGCCGTGCGGCCAGCGTCCCAATAATGTCGGCCTCGCTCGGCGGCGTACCCTCGCCGCGCGTGGCGACCGCCACAACACCTTCGCCGAAATCGGGATGGGGCACGCCGATCACGGCTGATTCGCCGATGCCTTCCAGGCCGTCCAGCTCGCGCTCGACTTCCTTGGGGTAGATGTTCAGGCCCCCGCTGATGATCATGTCCTTCTCCCGGCCCACGATCGAAAGGCGCCCGTCCTCGGAGAGCACGCCCTGATCGCCCGTGATGAAGAAGCCGTCGGCGCGGAACTCCTCGGCGGTCTTTTGCGGGCGGCGCCAGTAACCCTTGAAGATGTTGGGTCCCTTCACCTCGACCATGCCGATCTCACCGGCGGGCAGCACATGGCCATCCTTGTCCGTTACGCGCACGCTCACGCCCGGAAGGGGATAGCCGACCGTGCCGGGGATACGCTCACCATCATAAGGGTTCGAGCAGATCATGCCGGCTTCGGTCATGCCGTAGCGTTCCAGGATCTTGTGGCCGGTGCGCGCCTCGAAGGCCTCGTGCGTCGCGGCGAGCAGCGGTGCCGAACCCGCCGTGAACAGGCGCATATGCGCGGTCAGTTCCCGGTTGAGCTCGGGCCGCTCCAGCAGGCGCGTGTAATGCGTCGGCACGCCCATCATCACAGTCGCGCGTGGCAGTGCCGCGATAATCTGGTCAAAGTCCGGCTTCGGCAGCCAGATCATTGGCGATCCATTGTAGAGGGCGGTGCCCATCGCCACGAAAAGCCCGTGGACGTGATAGATCGGCAGGATATGCAGCAGCACATCGCCGGGCTGAAAGTGCCAGACCTCCCACAGCGCGTGAATGTTCGTGCTGACATTTCCATGGG
This window harbors:
- a CDS encoding malonate--CoA ligase, with protein sequence MPNENLYDILARRFPESDALAFDQPATADAPAFRMTYAELVGLTNQYANALRNLGVQPGDRVSIQVEKSIANVALFLAVLKIGAIGNPLNTAYTLAEMAYFMSDAEPSLVVVPPDKHEPIRQMAGEYGVKAVETLDSAGQGSLADKADVEPTEAGTEPRSADDTACIIYTSGTTGQPKGAMITHGNVSTNIHALWEVWHFQPGDVLLHILPIYHVHGLFVAMGTALYNGSPMIWLPKPDFDQIIAALPRATVMMGVPTHYTRLLERPELNRELTAHMRLFTAGSAPLLAATHEAFEARTGHKILERYGMTEAGMICSNPYDGERIPGTVGYPLPGVSVRVTDKDGHVLPAGEIGMVEVKGPNIFKGYWRRPQKTAEEFRADGFFITGDQGVLSEDGRLSIVGREKDMIISGGLNIYPKEVERELDGLEGIGESAVIGVPHPDFGEGVVAVATRGEGTPPSEADIIGTLAARLAKFKVPKRVIFVDVLPRNAMGKVQKNELRDQYAELFSGE
- the infC gene encoding translation initiation factor IF-3 — encoded protein: MKPVFSRERREDAFVLVSATEEIPTIARRPFKRPAQREEGPRINDAITARQVQLIDEEGQNHGVVDLQEALDRAAEAGLDLVEVSGQAETPVCKIMDYGKYKYQAQKKAAEARKKTKTVDVKEIKMRPNIDAHDYEVKMRNMRRFFEAGDKVKVTLRFRGREMAHQQIGMDLLHKVRDDTEDFAKVELEPKLEGRQMIMVLAPR